A window of the Henckelia pumila isolate YLH828 chromosome 3, ASM3356847v2, whole genome shotgun sequence genome harbors these coding sequences:
- the LOC140891737 gene encoding receptor-like kinase TMK4 isoform X1 → MPKEKHKFPYKLLFMLASIATAIADDAQVMANFAKSISPTPQGWTASNYCKWQGVFCDSSGKVSSINLSSKSLSGIIPSNLNQLSSLKSLSLQRNLFSGPLPPLSNLDSIQDVNLDDNNFNSIPQGFLSGLTSLQDFSLNNNSNLPPWRIPDTLKDSTTLVSFQASKANLVGEIPDIFASMPNLQSLRISYNNMSGSLPSSFAKSGIQNLWLNNQMMGFFGTIDVIGTMTQLAEVWLHVNKLSGPIPDLSALTELSDLQLRDNLLTGVIPDSLTKLPKLKQVSLQNNKFQGPVPSFPRGVQANVGNTNSFCSPTPGPCDPQVTILLEVAGAFGYPMTLAESWLGNSPCQNWKFVSCDAKGTVVTINFAKQNLTGTISPAFSELTQLKTLLLNDNNLDGTIPASLTSLKQLQILDVSNNNLSGQIPSFSSSVTIKTSGNIYIGIDLPSNTQGGSSSSNDGENSDSSSATKGVKSSASVSPWMIVVPLILLVTVIFALGFVMYRRKSKMRTNKYKWFDTRSESGTDGKQMIYKFDKAKEKERSFSSSTRGTPIRNSGEKNDYQIYDGGNITIPIDILREVTDNFGKDNIIGKGGFGIVYKGQLHDGTRIAVKRMESSLITDKGISEFKAEIEVLTKVRHKNLVSLHGFCDNGNERLLVYEYMPQGCLGQHLFEWKKLQIPPLTWNQRVAIALDVARGVEYLHSLAKQSFIHRDLKPSNVLLGDDMRAKVSDFGLVKCTPDGKYSLDTRLAGTFGYLAPEYAATGRVTTKVDVFAFGVMLMEIITSRKALDDSLPEDESQLVTWFRRLLPDKGAIEKALDPVLQSTMDHEDYESILKVVELAGHCTARESYQRPDMSHAVNVLSPLVEQWQPVPDESENLGINFEMSLPQVLQQWKDNETSSFDFYNGNPRECSTSSNSTGGMVKDSEFSSSFDKTGARR, encoded by the exons ATGCCTAAAGAGAAACACAAATTCCcatataaattattattcatGTTAGCGTCAATCGCCACCGCCATCGCCGACGATGCACAAGTAATGGCCAATTTCGCCAAATCAATCAGCCCAACCCCGCAAGGATGGACGGCCTCCAATTACTGCAAATGGCAAGGTGTCTTTTGTGATTCATCAGGCAAAGTTAGCTCAATCAATCTATCATCAAAATCACTTTCTGGGATAATCCCATCAAATTTAAATCAGCTTTCAAGCCTCAAATCCCTCAGCTTGCAAAGAAACCTCTTCTCCGGCCCTTTGCCGCCTTTATCCAACCTCGACTCCATTCAAGATGTCAATCTTGACGACAATAATTTCAATTCCATCCCTCAAGGATTCTTGTCAGGATTAACAAGTTTGCAGGATTTCAGCCTTAATAACAATTCAAATCTTCCTCCCTGGAGAATACCTGATACTCTCAAAGATTCCACCACTCTTGTCAGTTTCCAAGCAAGCAAAGCTAATCTTGTGGGAGAGATCCCCGACATTTTCGCATCCATGCCCAATTTACAGAGCCTCAGGATTTCTTATAACAACATGTCGGGATCTCTGCCCTCTTCGTTTGCGAAATCAGGGATTCAAAATTTGTGGCTCAACAATCAGATGATGGGATTTTTCGGAACCATAGATGTTATTGGAACAATGACACAACTGGCGGAGGTTTGGCTTCATGTCAATAAATTATCAGGCCCCATACCTGATCTTTCCGCTCTTACAGAACTATCTGATCTCCAGCTCCGTGATAATCTTCTAACTGGTGTGATTCCCGATTCATTAACAAAACTTCCGAAGCTCAAACAAGTTAGTTTGCAGAACAACAAATTCCAGGGGCCAGTTCCTAGTTTTCCGCGAGGTGTTCAGGCTAATGTTGGAAATACCAACAGTTTCTGTAGCCCAACACCAGGCCCTTGTGACCCTCAGGTTACTATATTACTTGAAGTTGCTGGTGCATTCGGCTATCCTATGACGTTAGCAGAATCTTGGCTTGGAAACAGTCCATGCCAGAATTGGAAGTTCGTTTCATGTGATGCTAAAGGAACCGTTGTTACAATCAATTTTGCAAAGCAGAATTTGACAGGAACCATATCACCGGCCTTCTCTGAATTAACTCAGTTGAAAACTCTGCTTTTAAATGATAATAATCTTGATGGAACCATACCCGCCAGCTTGACGAGTTTGAAGCAGCTCCAGATTCTTGATGTCTCAAACAACAACCTCTCTGGGCAAATACCATCATTTTCTTCATCTGTGACCATAAAAACATCCGGTAACATATATATTGGGATAGATTTACCGAGTAACACTCAGGGCGGAAGCTCATCATCCAACGACGGAGAAAATAGTGATTCATCTAGTGCAACTAAAGGGGTAAAATCTTCTGCATCTGTATCTCCATGGATGATCGTTGTTCCTCTCATTCTCCTTGTGACCGTAATTTTTGCTCTGGGTTTTGTGATGTATAGACGTAAATCAAAAATGCGAACCAATAAATACAAATGGTTTGATACAAGAAGTGAAAGTGGGACAGACGGAAAACAAATGATTTACAAATTCGATAAGGCCAAGGAAAAGGAGAGAAGTTTTAGTAGCAGTACAAGGGGAACCCCCATCCGAAACAGTGGTGAGAAGAATGATTATCAGATATATGATGGTGGAAATATCACCATCCCGATTGACATTCTCCGCGAAGTGACTGATAATTTCGGCAAAGACAACATAATAGGAAAGGGGGGATTCGGCATTGTTTATAAAGGACAACTCCATGATGGCACAAGAATAGCAGTGAAGAGAATGGAGTCATCTCTGATAACCGATAAAGGTATAAGCGAGTTTAAGGCTGAAATTGAGGTCCTCACAAAGGTCAGACACAAGAATTTAGTTTCGCTTCATGGATTTTGTGACAATGGCAATGAGAGGCTTCTCGTATACGAGTACATGCCTCAAGGGTGTTTGGGACAGCACTTGTTCGAGTGGAAAAAACTTCAAATCCCTCCACTTACATGGAATCAGAGGGTAGCTATTGCATTGGATGTTGCTAGAGGAGTTGAATACTTGCATAGTTTAGCGAAACAGAGCTTTATTCACAGAGACTTGAAGCCATCGAATGTACTTCTTGGGGACGACATGAGGGCAAAGGTTTCCGATTTTGGATTGGTGAAATGCACCCCTGATGGCAAATATTCACTCGACACTCGTTTAGCCGGAACTTTTGGCTATCTTGCTCCAGAATATGCTG CTACTGGTAGAGTGACCACAAAAGTCGACGTATTTGCCTTCGGAGTGATGCTGATGGAAATCATCACGAGCAGGAAAGCTTTAGACGACTCGCTGCCGGAGGATGAAAGCCAACTGGTGACATGGTTCAGGCGGCTCCTCCCCGACAAAGGTGCCATAGAAAAGGCTCTCGATCCGGTCCTCCAATCAACCATGGACCACGAAGATTACGAGAGCATCTTGAAGGTGGTGGAGCTCGCTGGACACTGCACGGCTCGAGAGTCGTACCAACGGCCTGACATGAGTCACGCTGTGAACGTGCTGTCGCCTTTGGTGGAGCAATGGCAGCCTGTTCCCGACGAGAGCGAAAACTTAGGGATCAACTTTGAAATGAGCCTCCCACAAGTGTTGCAGCAGTGGAAGGACAATGAAACCTCGTCTTTTGACTTTTACAACGGGAACCCTCGTGAGTGTAGCACCAGCTCCAACAGCACAGGAGGAATGGTGAAGGACTCCGAATTTTCGAGCTCCTTCGACAAGACCGGTGCTAGGAGATGA
- the LOC140891737 gene encoding receptor-like kinase TMK4 isoform X2 has translation MPKEKHKFPYKLLFMLASIATAIADDAQVMANFAKSISPTPQGWTASNYCKWQGVFCDSSGKVSSINLSSKSLSGIIPSNLNQLSSLKSLSLQRNLFSGPLPPLSNLDSIQDVNLDDNNFNSIPQGFLSGLTSLQDFSLNNNSNLPPWRIPDTLKDSTTLVSFQASKANLVGEIPDIFASMPNLQSLRISYNNMSGSLPSSFAKSGIQNLWLNNQMMGFFGTIDVIGTMTQLAEVWLHVNKLSGPIPDLSALTELSDLQLRDNLLTGVIPDSLTKLPKLKQVSLQNNKFQGPVPSFPRGVQANVGNTNSFCSPTPGPCDPQVTILLEVAGAFGYPMTLAESWLGNSPCQNWKFVSCDAKGTVVTINFAKQNLTGTISPAFSELTQLKTLLLNDNNLDGTIPASLTSLKQLQILDVSNNNLSGQIPSFSSSVTIKTSGNIYIGIDLPSNTQGGSSSSNDGENSDSSSATKGVKSSASVSPWMIVVPLILLVTVIFALGFVMYRRKSKMRTNKYKWFDTRSESGTDGKQMIYKFDKAKEKERSFSSSTRGTPIRNSGEKNDYQIYDGGNITIPIDILREVTDNFGKDNIIGKGGFGIVYKGQLHDGTRIAVKRMESSLITDKGISEFKAEIEVLTKVRHKNLVSLHGFCDNGNERLLVYEYMPQGCLGQHLFEWKKLQIPPLTWNQRVAIALDVARGVEYLHSLAKQSFIHRDLKPSNVLLGDDMRAKVSDFGLVKCTPDGKYSLDTRLAGTFGYLAPEYAGRF, from the coding sequence ATGCCTAAAGAGAAACACAAATTCCcatataaattattattcatGTTAGCGTCAATCGCCACCGCCATCGCCGACGATGCACAAGTAATGGCCAATTTCGCCAAATCAATCAGCCCAACCCCGCAAGGATGGACGGCCTCCAATTACTGCAAATGGCAAGGTGTCTTTTGTGATTCATCAGGCAAAGTTAGCTCAATCAATCTATCATCAAAATCACTTTCTGGGATAATCCCATCAAATTTAAATCAGCTTTCAAGCCTCAAATCCCTCAGCTTGCAAAGAAACCTCTTCTCCGGCCCTTTGCCGCCTTTATCCAACCTCGACTCCATTCAAGATGTCAATCTTGACGACAATAATTTCAATTCCATCCCTCAAGGATTCTTGTCAGGATTAACAAGTTTGCAGGATTTCAGCCTTAATAACAATTCAAATCTTCCTCCCTGGAGAATACCTGATACTCTCAAAGATTCCACCACTCTTGTCAGTTTCCAAGCAAGCAAAGCTAATCTTGTGGGAGAGATCCCCGACATTTTCGCATCCATGCCCAATTTACAGAGCCTCAGGATTTCTTATAACAACATGTCGGGATCTCTGCCCTCTTCGTTTGCGAAATCAGGGATTCAAAATTTGTGGCTCAACAATCAGATGATGGGATTTTTCGGAACCATAGATGTTATTGGAACAATGACACAACTGGCGGAGGTTTGGCTTCATGTCAATAAATTATCAGGCCCCATACCTGATCTTTCCGCTCTTACAGAACTATCTGATCTCCAGCTCCGTGATAATCTTCTAACTGGTGTGATTCCCGATTCATTAACAAAACTTCCGAAGCTCAAACAAGTTAGTTTGCAGAACAACAAATTCCAGGGGCCAGTTCCTAGTTTTCCGCGAGGTGTTCAGGCTAATGTTGGAAATACCAACAGTTTCTGTAGCCCAACACCAGGCCCTTGTGACCCTCAGGTTACTATATTACTTGAAGTTGCTGGTGCATTCGGCTATCCTATGACGTTAGCAGAATCTTGGCTTGGAAACAGTCCATGCCAGAATTGGAAGTTCGTTTCATGTGATGCTAAAGGAACCGTTGTTACAATCAATTTTGCAAAGCAGAATTTGACAGGAACCATATCACCGGCCTTCTCTGAATTAACTCAGTTGAAAACTCTGCTTTTAAATGATAATAATCTTGATGGAACCATACCCGCCAGCTTGACGAGTTTGAAGCAGCTCCAGATTCTTGATGTCTCAAACAACAACCTCTCTGGGCAAATACCATCATTTTCTTCATCTGTGACCATAAAAACATCCGGTAACATATATATTGGGATAGATTTACCGAGTAACACTCAGGGCGGAAGCTCATCATCCAACGACGGAGAAAATAGTGATTCATCTAGTGCAACTAAAGGGGTAAAATCTTCTGCATCTGTATCTCCATGGATGATCGTTGTTCCTCTCATTCTCCTTGTGACCGTAATTTTTGCTCTGGGTTTTGTGATGTATAGACGTAAATCAAAAATGCGAACCAATAAATACAAATGGTTTGATACAAGAAGTGAAAGTGGGACAGACGGAAAACAAATGATTTACAAATTCGATAAGGCCAAGGAAAAGGAGAGAAGTTTTAGTAGCAGTACAAGGGGAACCCCCATCCGAAACAGTGGTGAGAAGAATGATTATCAGATATATGATGGTGGAAATATCACCATCCCGATTGACATTCTCCGCGAAGTGACTGATAATTTCGGCAAAGACAACATAATAGGAAAGGGGGGATTCGGCATTGTTTATAAAGGACAACTCCATGATGGCACAAGAATAGCAGTGAAGAGAATGGAGTCATCTCTGATAACCGATAAAGGTATAAGCGAGTTTAAGGCTGAAATTGAGGTCCTCACAAAGGTCAGACACAAGAATTTAGTTTCGCTTCATGGATTTTGTGACAATGGCAATGAGAGGCTTCTCGTATACGAGTACATGCCTCAAGGGTGTTTGGGACAGCACTTGTTCGAGTGGAAAAAACTTCAAATCCCTCCACTTACATGGAATCAGAGGGTAGCTATTGCATTGGATGTTGCTAGAGGAGTTGAATACTTGCATAGTTTAGCGAAACAGAGCTTTATTCACAGAGACTTGAAGCCATCGAATGTACTTCTTGGGGACGACATGAGGGCAAAGGTTTCCGATTTTGGATTGGTGAAATGCACCCCTGATGGCAAATATTCACTCGACACTCGTTTAGCCGGAACTTTTGGCTATCTTGCTCCAGAATATGCTGGTAGGTTTTAG